The following coding sequences lie in one Pseudarthrobacter phenanthrenivorans Sphe3 genomic window:
- a CDS encoding DUF1295 domain-containing protein — protein sequence MDEKSRKSVIIFVVAVLVGALVGVAGSQGGATVGGFPLFALGVAVAFLIQWVAFVPAFKAQTEKYYDLTGALTYISITVLLVLLTPGVDARGLLLAAMVVAWALRLGSFLFRRVSKHGKDDRFDEIKPSFIRFLNTWTVQGLWVVLTAAAAWIAITSATRVALDWWALAGFLVWAAGFGIEAVADNQKGRFKADPANQGRFISTGLWAKSRHPNYFGEIVLWIGVLLIAVPVLEGWQWVALLSPVFVALLLVKGSGVPLLEAKADKKWGGQPDYEAYKKNTPVLIPKL from the coding sequence ATGGACGAAAAGAGCCGCAAGTCGGTCATTATCTTCGTGGTGGCGGTGCTGGTGGGGGCGCTGGTAGGCGTGGCCGGCAGCCAGGGCGGCGCCACTGTGGGTGGCTTTCCCTTGTTTGCCTTGGGGGTGGCCGTGGCTTTCCTCATCCAGTGGGTGGCTTTCGTCCCGGCCTTCAAAGCGCAGACTGAGAAGTATTACGACCTGACCGGTGCCTTGACGTACATCTCCATCACGGTTCTCCTGGTCCTGCTGACGCCGGGCGTGGATGCCCGCGGCCTGCTCCTGGCGGCGATGGTGGTGGCCTGGGCGCTGCGGCTGGGGAGCTTCCTGTTCCGGCGTGTCAGCAAGCACGGCAAGGACGACCGCTTCGACGAGATCAAGCCCTCCTTCATCCGGTTCCTCAACACCTGGACCGTGCAGGGGCTCTGGGTGGTCCTGACCGCGGCTGCGGCCTGGATCGCCATCACCTCCGCCACCCGGGTGGCGCTGGACTGGTGGGCGCTGGCCGGCTTCCTGGTGTGGGCCGCCGGCTTTGGCATCGAGGCTGTGGCGGACAACCAGAAGGGCCGCTTCAAGGCCGACCCGGCCAACCAGGGCAGGTTCATCTCCACCGGCCTGTGGGCCAAGTCCCGCCACCCCAACTACTTTGGCGAGATCGTGCTCTGGATTGGTGTGCTCCTGATCGCCGTGCCGGTGCTGGAGGGCTGGCAGTGGGTTGCCCTGCTGTCCCCGGTGTTCGTGGCGCTGCTGCTGGTCAAGGGAAGCGGCGTGCCGCTGCTGGAAGCCAAGGCGGACAAGAAATGGGGCGGCCAGCCCGACTACGAGGCCTACAAGAAGAACACCCCGGTACTGATCCCGAAGTTGTAG
- a CDS encoding cupin domain-containing protein, translating into MQKISIDALARQQLAAAVAASSGRAADTAFGGHEKSLRQTVMAFRAGTQLSEHLNPGEATVYVIRGSVWLKSGGEAWQGKAGDLLIVPDGLHSLEAEEDSAVLFTVVKKDR; encoded by the coding sequence ATGCAGAAGATATCGATTGATGCCCTGGCCCGCCAGCAGCTCGCGGCAGCCGTTGCCGCTTCCAGCGGGCGGGCTGCCGACACGGCGTTCGGTGGCCATGAGAAGAGCCTGCGCCAGACCGTGATGGCTTTCCGCGCCGGTACCCAGCTCAGCGAACACCTGAACCCAGGCGAGGCGACTGTTTACGTGATCAGGGGTTCTGTTTGGCTGAAGTCCGGCGGGGAGGCCTGGCAGGGCAAGGCGGGGGACCTGCTGATCGTCCCGGACGGGCTGCACAGCCTGGAGGCTGAAGAAGACTCGGCGGTGCTGTTTACCGTGGTGAAGAAGGACAGGTAG
- a CDS encoding GmrSD restriction endonuclease domain-containing protein yields the protein MPAKRTAAAVVLAAFLALFTAGSPAQALDSPTADGTAAAAEADDLLATLPIKGRAPKTGYERSLFGPTWADVDGNGCDTRNDILRRDLTDITYTNSVPCKVQSGMLADPYTGTSISFVRGTATSSAVQIDHVVALSDAWQKGAQQLTTEQRTAFANDPLNLQATDGPTNQQKGDGDAATWLPPSKGFRCEYVARQVSVKARYSLWVTQAEHDAIAGILAGCPGQLAPAAVEPAATAAVYYANCSEVIAAGAAPLYAGSEGYRAGLDGDSDGVACEG from the coding sequence ATGCCTGCAAAACGCACTGCGGCCGCCGTCGTCCTGGCCGCGTTCCTGGCCCTCTTCACGGCGGGCAGTCCGGCCCAGGCGCTGGACAGCCCAACCGCGGACGGGACCGCAGCTGCCGCTGAGGCCGATGACCTGCTGGCCACCCTTCCCATTAAGGGCCGCGCGCCGAAGACGGGATACGAGCGGTCGCTGTTCGGCCCCACCTGGGCGGACGTGGACGGGAACGGCTGCGACACCCGCAACGACATCCTCCGGCGGGACCTGACGGACATCACCTACACGAACAGCGTTCCCTGCAAGGTGCAGTCCGGCATGCTCGCTGATCCCTACACGGGCACCAGCATCAGCTTCGTCCGCGGCACCGCCACCAGCAGCGCGGTGCAGATCGACCATGTGGTGGCGCTCAGCGATGCCTGGCAGAAGGGCGCCCAGCAGCTGACCACCGAGCAGCGAACCGCGTTCGCCAACGACCCGCTGAACCTGCAGGCCACGGACGGGCCCACCAACCAGCAAAAGGGCGACGGCGACGCCGCCACCTGGCTGCCGCCCAGCAAGGGCTTCCGGTGCGAGTACGTGGCCCGCCAGGTTTCCGTGAAAGCGCGGTACAGCCTGTGGGTGACGCAGGCCGAGCACGACGCGATTGCCGGCATCCTGGCCGGCTGCCCGGGGCAGCTGGCGCCGGCCGCCGTCGAGCCCGCCGCGACCGCCGCCGTCTACTACGCCAACTGCAGTGAGGTCATCGCTGCCGGGGCAGCACCCCTGTATGCAGGGTCGGAAGGCTACCGGGCAGGGCTGGACGGCGACTCGGACGGGGTGGCCTGCGAGGGGTAG
- a CDS encoding bile acid:sodium symporter family protein, protein MSSLPNPSPTASAAEERSARVAVTLFPLLILAGGAVALAAPTAFTGLGAWINPLLGIIMFGMGLTLTPPDFAVIAKRPVPVVIGVVAQYAIMPFLGWLVAAALGLPPALAAGVILVGCCPGGTASNVVSYLAKGDVALSVAMTTVSTLIAPLLTPVLALWLAGQYMPVDAGSMAWSIVQIVLFPVLLGLVVRLFLPRLVDKALPALPWISVLAITAVVIAVVAGSAKAIFAAGLLVLAAVILHNGLGYALGYAAARLFRLPIPSRRTTAIEVGMQNSGLAAGLARQYLTPEAALPGAIFSVWHNVSGAVLAAYWRRRSTNAPRSGEPVPAAAAE, encoded by the coding sequence ATGTCTTCCTTACCCAATCCTTCGCCGACGGCATCAGCCGCCGAAGAACGCAGCGCCCGCGTGGCCGTTACCCTCTTTCCCCTCCTGATCCTGGCCGGCGGCGCCGTGGCGCTCGCCGCTCCCACCGCCTTCACCGGACTGGGCGCCTGGATCAACCCCCTGCTGGGAATCATCATGTTCGGCATGGGCCTGACGCTCACGCCCCCTGACTTCGCCGTCATTGCCAAGCGCCCGGTCCCTGTGGTGATCGGCGTGGTGGCGCAGTACGCCATCATGCCGTTCCTGGGCTGGCTGGTCGCCGCGGCCCTGGGGCTGCCGCCCGCACTGGCTGCCGGCGTGATCCTGGTGGGCTGCTGCCCGGGCGGAACCGCCTCCAACGTGGTGTCCTACCTGGCCAAGGGAGACGTCGCCCTGTCCGTAGCGATGACCACGGTGTCAACGCTGATCGCCCCGCTCCTGACCCCGGTCCTGGCGCTGTGGCTGGCGGGGCAGTACATGCCGGTGGACGCCGGTTCCATGGCATGGTCCATCGTCCAGATCGTGCTGTTCCCGGTGCTGCTGGGCCTCGTGGTCCGGCTCTTCCTGCCCCGTCTCGTGGACAAGGCGCTGCCCGCCCTCCCCTGGATTTCGGTGCTGGCCATCACCGCTGTGGTGATTGCTGTTGTTGCCGGCAGCGCCAAGGCCATCTTCGCCGCCGGGCTGCTGGTGCTCGCGGCCGTCATCCTGCACAACGGCCTGGGCTACGCCCTTGGCTATGCCGCCGCACGCCTGTTCCGCCTGCCGATTCCCTCCCGGCGGACCACTGCCATCGAGGTTGGCATGCAGAACTCAGGCCTGGCCGCCGGCCTGGCACGCCAGTACCTGACGCCCGAGGCAGCCCTGCCTGGCGCGATCTTCTCGGTCTGGCACAACGTTTCGGGCGCTGTCCTCGCAGCCTACTGGCGCCGGCGCAGCACGAATGCCCCGCGCAGCGGAGAACCGGTTCCGGCGGCCGCTGCGGAGTAA
- a CDS encoding alanine/glycine:cation symporter family protein encodes MSDALSAINDVIWSDWLVYLCLATGVYFSIRSRFLQVRHVKGMIEQLFRGEKSASGVSSFQALAMSLSGRVGTGNVAGVATAIAFGGPGALFWMWTVAFLGASTSFVESTLGQMYKTRDPLTGEYRGGPAYYFSRAFAHTKGAGFFKVYGYVFAAVTVLACGVLMPGVQTNSMATAISGAWTVPSWAVAVGSVILLALVVMGGVKRIASVAAFVVPFMAAGYILLALIVVVINAAQLPEILSLVFRSAFGMDSALGAIIGLAVMWGVKRGVYSNEAGQGTGPHAAAAAEVSHPAKQGLVQAFAVYIDTLFVCSATGFLILSTGAYRVFSGGSEDGEVLAEGGLLSASAVVGPQYVQAGFDSVFPGVGAAFIAITLVFFCLTTVIAYYYMAETNLRFLLGTSSAKMIPGLRTSLGRATTIALQVAILVAAAYGCVNTAADAWVMGDIGVGLMAWLNIVGILVLQKPAFKALKDFERQQKLGLDPVFDPRPLGITGASFWESYKPAEREKESSRV; translated from the coding sequence ATGAGCGATGCCCTATCAGCAATCAATGACGTGATCTGGAGCGACTGGCTCGTCTACCTCTGCCTCGCCACCGGCGTCTACTTCTCCATCCGTTCGCGCTTCCTGCAGGTGCGGCATGTCAAGGGAATGATCGAGCAGCTGTTCCGGGGCGAGAAGTCCGCCTCCGGAGTCTCCTCGTTCCAGGCCCTGGCTATGTCCCTGTCCGGCCGCGTCGGCACCGGCAACGTCGCCGGCGTCGCAACCGCCATTGCCTTCGGCGGGCCGGGCGCCCTGTTCTGGATGTGGACGGTCGCCTTCCTGGGCGCCTCTACATCCTTCGTTGAATCGACCCTCGGCCAGATGTACAAGACCCGCGACCCGCTGACCGGCGAATACCGCGGCGGTCCGGCCTACTACTTCTCCCGTGCGTTCGCCCACACCAAGGGTGCCGGCTTCTTCAAGGTCTACGGCTACGTCTTCGCGGCCGTGACCGTCCTTGCCTGCGGTGTTCTGATGCCGGGTGTCCAGACCAACTCCATGGCCACCGCGATCAGCGGCGCCTGGACCGTCCCGTCCTGGGCCGTGGCCGTCGGCTCCGTCATCCTCCTGGCACTCGTCGTCATGGGCGGCGTGAAGCGCATCGCCAGCGTTGCTGCATTCGTGGTGCCGTTCATGGCCGCCGGATACATCCTCCTCGCCCTGATCGTCGTCGTCATCAATGCCGCCCAGCTGCCGGAGATCCTCTCGCTGGTGTTCCGCAGCGCCTTCGGCATGGACTCGGCCCTCGGCGCCATCATCGGCCTGGCCGTGATGTGGGGCGTCAAGCGCGGCGTCTACTCGAACGAGGCCGGCCAGGGCACGGGCCCGCACGCCGCCGCTGCCGCCGAGGTCTCGCACCCGGCAAAGCAGGGCCTGGTCCAAGCCTTCGCCGTCTATATCGACACGCTCTTTGTCTGCTCGGCCACCGGCTTCCTGATCCTCTCCACCGGTGCCTACCGCGTCTTCTCGGGCGGCAGCGAAGACGGTGAAGTCCTCGCCGAGGGCGGGCTGCTCTCGGCGAGCGCCGTCGTCGGGCCGCAGTACGTCCAGGCCGGATTCGACTCCGTCTTCCCCGGCGTGGGCGCCGCGTTCATCGCCATCACACTGGTCTTCTTCTGCCTGACCACCGTCATCGCCTACTACTACATGGCCGAGACCAACCTGCGCTTCCTCCTGGGTACCTCGTCGGCCAAGATGATTCCCGGCCTCCGGACCAGCCTGGGCCGCGCGACCACCATCGCCCTGCAGGTGGCCATCCTCGTCGCAGCGGCCTACGGCTGCGTGAACACGGCCGCCGACGCATGGGTGATGGGCGATATCGGCGTCGGGCTTATGGCCTGGCTGAACATCGTGGGCATCCTGGTCCTGCAGAAGCCAGCGTTCAAGGCGCTGAAGGACTTTGAGCGCCAGCAGAAGCTCGGCCTCGACCCGGTCTTCGACCCCCGGCCCCTGGGCATCACTGGTGCCAGCTTCTGGGAGTCCTACAAGCCGGCCGAGCGCGAAAAGGAATCCTCCCGCGTCTAG
- a CDS encoding OFA family MFS transporter: protein MGWLDRERTVAPPGFNRWLVPPAALAVHLCIGQAYATSVYKTALVEHFGASLTEIGLIFSIAIVMLGLSAAVMGTWVDRNGPRKAMFTSAVFWAGGFLIGSLGIFTQQLWLVYLGYGVVGGIGLGIGYISPVSTLIKWFPDRPGLATGMAIMGFGGGALIASPVSTALLKAYDPNSGAQGWVASGDAVGRLFLTLAVVYLAYMLFGAFTIRVPADGWRPAGFDPATVKAAKLVTTENVSAKNAVKTRQFWLVWIALFCNVTAGIGILEQAAPMIQDFFRQSDGVSLVSAAVAAGFVGLLSIGNMAGRFAWSATSDITGRKRIYMVYLGVGAVLYTVLALAGSATTILYVALAFVIISFYGGGFATVPAYLRDLFGTYQVGAIHGRLLTAWSAAGVAGPLIVNAFLDAQGKPGQLDAASYQPALLTMVALLVVGFLANLLVKPVDARFHEPRPDRGRSPEPALEA from the coding sequence ATGGGCTGGCTGGACCGTGAACGAACCGTTGCCCCACCCGGATTCAACCGCTGGCTGGTGCCCCCCGCGGCGCTCGCCGTCCATCTCTGCATCGGCCAGGCCTACGCCACGAGCGTCTACAAGACCGCACTGGTGGAGCATTTCGGGGCCAGCCTCACCGAGATCGGCCTGATCTTCTCCATCGCCATCGTGATGCTCGGACTCTCCGCCGCCGTCATGGGTACGTGGGTGGACCGCAACGGCCCGCGGAAGGCGATGTTCACCTCGGCCGTGTTCTGGGCCGGCGGCTTCCTGATCGGATCACTGGGCATCTTCACGCAGCAGCTGTGGCTCGTCTACCTCGGCTACGGCGTGGTGGGCGGCATCGGCCTGGGCATCGGCTACATCTCACCGGTGTCCACCCTGATCAAGTGGTTTCCGGACCGGCCCGGACTCGCCACCGGCATGGCCATCATGGGCTTCGGCGGCGGTGCGCTGATCGCCAGCCCGGTCTCCACCGCCCTGCTCAAGGCGTACGATCCCAACTCCGGCGCCCAGGGCTGGGTGGCCAGCGGCGATGCGGTGGGCAGGCTCTTCCTGACGCTCGCCGTCGTCTACCTCGCCTACATGCTCTTCGGCGCCTTCACCATCAGGGTCCCGGCCGACGGCTGGCGGCCGGCAGGGTTCGACCCCGCCACGGTCAAGGCCGCCAAGCTGGTCACTACCGAGAATGTCTCCGCGAAGAACGCTGTCAAGACCCGGCAGTTCTGGCTGGTATGGATCGCGCTGTTCTGCAACGTCACTGCCGGCATCGGGATCCTGGAGCAGGCCGCGCCCATGATCCAGGACTTCTTCCGCCAGTCCGACGGCGTGTCCCTGGTAAGTGCCGCCGTCGCCGCAGGCTTCGTGGGGCTGCTGTCCATCGGCAATATGGCGGGCCGCTTCGCCTGGTCCGCCACCTCCGATATCACTGGCCGGAAACGCATCTACATGGTGTACCTCGGCGTCGGCGCCGTCCTGTACACGGTGCTTGCACTGGCAGGTTCCGCCACCACCATCCTGTACGTGGCGCTCGCCTTCGTCATCATCTCCTTCTACGGCGGCGGGTTCGCCACCGTTCCCGCCTACCTGCGGGACCTGTTCGGGACCTACCAGGTGGGCGCCATCCACGGCCGGCTGCTGACGGCGTGGTCGGCCGCCGGCGTGGCCGGGCCCCTGATCGTCAACGCCTTCCTGGATGCCCAGGGCAAGCCAGGCCAGCTGGATGCCGCGTCCTACCAGCCGGCGCTGCTGACCATGGTGGCGCTGCTGGTGGTCGGCTTCCTGGCCAACCTGCTGGTCAAGCCGGTGGATGCACGATTCCATGAACCCCGTCCGGACCGCGGACGGTCGCCCGAACCTGCTTTGGAGGCCTGA
- a CDS encoding MFS transporter small subunit, which produces MSTVNSTGAQPPTKASPGRLALAWALVGVPLGYGVFQTLTRVAALFG; this is translated from the coding sequence ATGAGCACAGTAAACAGCACCGGCGCGCAGCCGCCGACGAAGGCATCACCCGGCAGGCTCGCCCTCGCCTGGGCCCTGGTGGGCGTGCCGCTGGGCTACGGCGTCTTCCAGACCCTGACCCGGGTGGCGGCGCTGTTCGGATAA
- a CDS encoding DUF1326 domain-containing protein, producing the protein MSWEMTGTYLGNCTCQLICPCPVDGMPTGPNGECRNLNVFHIEKGNLDDTDLSGVNFAFVGWFPRNLSAGGWMVGAVVDQSASAAQVSALETILRGQAGGPFGDLAGLYGEWVGLDRAAVTFTDGDRPSGSVSDKAHITFEPLPGPDGGVTTVKNAMYGFAPEFRIGKGPGRVQLFEQEYDGVYGETSDFMFASEMAEGAPKGRI; encoded by the coding sequence GTGTCTTGGGAAATGACCGGAACATACCTTGGCAACTGCACCTGCCAGCTGATTTGCCCGTGCCCCGTGGACGGCATGCCCACCGGGCCCAACGGTGAGTGCCGCAACCTGAATGTGTTCCACATCGAAAAGGGGAACCTCGATGACACCGACCTGTCCGGCGTCAACTTCGCATTCGTAGGCTGGTTCCCCAGGAATCTGTCAGCGGGCGGCTGGATGGTGGGTGCCGTCGTCGACCAATCCGCATCCGCAGCACAGGTGAGCGCCCTGGAAACCATTCTTCGCGGCCAGGCAGGCGGCCCGTTCGGGGACCTTGCCGGGCTGTACGGCGAGTGGGTGGGCCTGGATCGCGCCGCTGTCACCTTCACGGACGGTGACCGGCCTTCGGGCTCGGTCTCGGACAAAGCTCACATCACCTTCGAGCCGTTGCCCGGACCTGACGGCGGCGTGACCACGGTGAAGAATGCGATGTACGGCTTCGCCCCCGAATTCCGGATCGGAAAGGGGCCCGGGCGCGTGCAACTGTTTGAGCAGGAGTACGACGGGGTCTACGGCGAAACGTCCGACTTCATGTTCGCCAGTGAGATGGCAGAGGGCGCCCCCAAGGGCCGCATCTGA
- a CDS encoding DUF2182 domain-containing protein, producing MGKASRVDPREAALVAVLLLLAGASWVFTSTQVAGMDMGTWTAPGPLGLFTLTWVVMLAAMMFPSVAPMVVAYHRIQRHRRQSGRHAPAGSTAVFVGGYLASWTAFGLVAYALYMWAAALAPGVLAPGQGGRYVAAGVILLAALYQLTPAKNVSLMKCRSPMDFILHRMRPGYSGALRMGVEHGAWCVACCWALMTALFALGVMSVGWMALIGAFIAGEKMLPWKRLANRSIAVALALIALGVALAPAATNGMEM from the coding sequence ATGGGGAAGGCCTCCCGCGTTGACCCGCGGGAGGCCGCGCTCGTGGCCGTCCTGCTCCTGCTCGCCGGCGCCAGTTGGGTGTTTACATCCACTCAGGTGGCCGGGATGGATATGGGCACGTGGACGGCGCCGGGGCCGCTGGGCCTTTTTACGCTGACGTGGGTGGTGATGCTCGCGGCCATGATGTTCCCGTCGGTGGCACCCATGGTGGTGGCGTACCACCGGATTCAACGGCACCGGCGGCAATCCGGACGGCATGCACCGGCAGGGTCTACGGCCGTCTTCGTGGGCGGTTACCTGGCCTCATGGACCGCGTTCGGGCTGGTGGCATATGCGCTGTACATGTGGGCCGCCGCGCTGGCGCCGGGGGTGCTCGCCCCTGGCCAGGGCGGCCGCTATGTTGCGGCGGGGGTCATCCTGCTGGCGGCGCTGTATCAGCTCACCCCGGCCAAGAACGTGAGCCTGATGAAATGCCGGTCACCCATGGACTTCATCCTGCACCGGATGCGCCCGGGCTATTCCGGCGCCCTCCGGATGGGGGTGGAGCACGGAGCCTGGTGTGTGGCGTGCTGCTGGGCGTTGATGACGGCGCTGTTCGCACTTGGCGTGATGAGCGTCGGGTGGATGGCCCTGATCGGGGCCTTTATTGCCGGGGAGAAGATGCTGCCGTGGAAGCGGCTCGCCAACCGCTCCATCGCGGTGGCGCTGGCCCTGATTGCTCTCGGCGTTGCACTTGCTCCTGCGGCGACAAATGGGATGGAAATGTAG
- a CDS encoding methyltransferase family protein, whose protein sequence is MAARVSSLRTLAGGVKAVYENLPLPPAVVAAMAADLVLARLRPMPLPGPRAVHRMAGAGLLVAGVGLNAWALAERRRHSAGPFELERPEELVATGPYALTRHPMYVGWWMLQLGAGTLAGSSWALTLLPAELLVEHRFVLEEEAALAGLFPQSYPEYASKVPRYLGLPRR, encoded by the coding sequence ATGGCAGCCCGCGTCAGCTCCCTGCGCACCCTCGCCGGAGGGGTGAAGGCGGTGTATGAAAACCTTCCGCTGCCGCCTGCAGTGGTAGCCGCCATGGCCGCTGATCTGGTCCTTGCCCGGCTCCGTCCCATGCCACTTCCGGGGCCCCGTGCGGTGCATCGGATGGCGGGGGCGGGACTCCTGGTTGCCGGCGTCGGCCTCAACGCCTGGGCCCTGGCCGAACGCCGGCGGCACTCGGCGGGTCCCTTCGAGCTGGAACGGCCGGAGGAGCTGGTGGCCACCGGGCCCTATGCCCTTACCCGCCACCCGATGTACGTGGGCTGGTGGATGCTCCAGCTCGGGGCGGGAACCCTTGCCGGTTCCTCATGGGCCCTCACCCTGCTGCCGGCCGAACTGCTCGTGGAGCACCGGTTTGTCCTGGAGGAAGAGGCTGCGCTCGCCGGGCTGTTTCCGCAGTCCTACCCGGAGTACGCATCGAAGGTGCCGCGGTACCTCGGGCTTCCCCGGAGGTAG
- a CDS encoding serine hydrolase domain-containing protein: MRTTSWSSRFLLACFLLACFLMALAGATTTSGSARAAGAPNAPTETAPPEHAYAAVDSFLLDQLETLGIPGAAIAVVRDGRQVHSAAFGTADPAGRPMTPQTPVLLASTSKSLTAIAVMQQVEAGRLQLDEPVRTYLPWFTLDDPRSAAITVRHLLHQTSGMSSRDTAFEASLDQEPDALEESVRALAGSPLAGEPGRRFHYASANYNVLGVLVQTVANQPFGEYLEQHVFGPLGMVHSHPTAAAARADNAAEGYSRWFSAFWLQTDVPTPAAGMPSSTLYASAEDLGRQLAALLDGGRYGEARILQPGSVAAMFQPRISVDETKGYAMGWFTRPLVESVDHAALGPAAGDLPRLLEHQGEWGNSHTYLAMVPESGLGVALVINGNDTAAPSRLKAIDTNILRILHGRSPVPAFVQEDWLQRSSWAAALGLLLAELLSLRLSLAVLFRRRSGRLGRVAPLPLAAVALVLDAFALWLCLIHAPARFDTDLLVIIRQFPDVGVPLVPVLGLAVLWSLPRTVWLVITALRCSSQGVR; encoded by the coding sequence ATGCGGACAACGTCCTGGTCATCGCGGTTCCTGCTGGCGTGTTTCCTGCTGGCGTGTTTCCTGATGGCGCTCGCCGGTGCCACCACCACCTCAGGCAGCGCCCGCGCAGCAGGCGCCCCCAACGCACCCACGGAAACCGCCCCTCCGGAACATGCCTACGCAGCGGTGGACTCGTTCCTGCTGGACCAGCTCGAAACGCTCGGCATTCCCGGTGCCGCCATCGCCGTCGTGCGTGACGGCCGGCAGGTGCACTCCGCCGCCTTCGGCACCGCGGACCCCGCCGGGCGGCCGATGACGCCGCAGACGCCGGTGCTGCTCGCCTCCACCAGCAAGTCCCTGACCGCCATCGCGGTGATGCAGCAGGTGGAGGCCGGGCGGCTGCAGCTGGATGAGCCGGTGCGGACCTACCTGCCCTGGTTCACGCTGGACGATCCCCGGTCAGCGGCCATCACCGTCCGCCACCTGCTCCACCAGACCAGCGGCATGTCCTCCCGGGACACTGCCTTCGAAGCGTCCCTGGACCAGGAACCGGACGCCCTCGAAGAATCCGTCCGCGCGCTGGCCGGCTCCCCGCTCGCCGGCGAACCGGGGCGGCGCTTCCACTACGCCAGCGCCAATTACAACGTCCTGGGCGTCCTGGTGCAGACCGTCGCCAACCAACCCTTCGGCGAGTACCTCGAACAGCACGTCTTCGGGCCGCTGGGCATGGTGCACAGCCATCCGACGGCGGCGGCCGCCCGGGCGGACAACGCGGCCGAGGGGTATTCGCGGTGGTTCAGCGCGTTCTGGCTCCAGACCGACGTCCCCACGCCCGCCGCCGGGATGCCCTCCAGCACCCTGTACGCCTCGGCAGAGGACCTGGGCCGCCAGCTGGCGGCACTGCTCGACGGCGGCCGGTACGGCGAGGCGCGCATCCTTCAGCCTGGAAGCGTCGCGGCGATGTTCCAGCCCCGCATCTCCGTGGACGAGACGAAAGGCTACGCCATGGGCTGGTTCACCCGGCCGCTCGTTGAATCCGTTGACCACGCCGCCTTGGGGCCCGCCGCCGGGGACCTGCCGCGGCTGCTGGAGCACCAGGGGGAATGGGGCAACAGCCATACCTACCTGGCCATGGTCCCGGAGTCCGGCCTCGGCGTCGCCCTGGTCATCAACGGCAACGACACCGCCGCCCCCTCCCGGCTCAAGGCGATCGACACCAACATCCTGCGGATCCTGCACGGGCGCTCGCCTGTTCCCGCCTTCGTCCAGGAGGACTGGCTGCAGCGCTCCAGCTGGGCGGCAGCGCTGGGCCTTTTGCTGGCGGAGCTGCTGAGCCTGCGGCTCTCCCTCGCGGTACTTTTCCGACGGCGGTCCGGCCGGCTCGGGCGCGTGGCTCCCCTGCCGTTAGCCGCCGTCGCGCTTGTCCTTGACGCGTTCGCCCTCTGGCTGTGCCTCATCCATGCGCCGGCCCGGTTCGATACCGACCTGCTGGTCATCATCCGCCAGTTCCCGGACGTGGGCGTCCCGCTGGTGCCTGTGCTCGGGCTGGCTGTTCTCTGGTCCCTTCCGCGGACGGTTTGGCTGGTTATTACAGCACTTCGCTGCAGCTCACAGGGCGTACGCTGA
- a CDS encoding DUF998 domain-containing protein, with amino-acid sequence MPIAKGRHPQRAQATQAGRPRSDTIRKALLAAGPLSSLLYVVATDGLAASQWEGYRRTGQMVSELFAVGSPGRDVLVAFTWLYTAMFTAFGVGVWISVRGNRALRIAGGLLIAYGLWNIMGALYPLTLGDDASIPMHIFATNVQLALMVAAMCFVAAGFHGRMRWYSILSLAASALMGVVAFMAAPGPNLVLGIGERISIGAFLLWVAVLAAALWRSPQDGPARER; translated from the coding sequence ATGCCGATCGCAAAAGGGCGGCACCCCCAACGCGCGCAGGCCACGCAAGCCGGGAGACCGCGGAGCGACACCATTCGGAAGGCCCTCCTGGCTGCCGGACCGCTGTCTTCGCTGCTCTACGTGGTTGCCACGGACGGGCTGGCGGCATCCCAATGGGAGGGGTACCGCCGCACCGGGCAGATGGTGAGCGAACTGTTCGCCGTCGGTTCCCCCGGCCGGGACGTCCTGGTCGCGTTCACTTGGCTTTACACCGCCATGTTCACCGCTTTTGGTGTGGGCGTGTGGATCTCCGTGCGCGGGAACCGCGCCCTGCGCATCGCCGGTGGCCTGCTCATCGCGTACGGGCTGTGGAACATAATGGGCGCCTTGTACCCGCTGACGCTGGGAGACGATGCGTCCATCCCGATGCATATCTTCGCCACCAACGTCCAGCTCGCACTGATGGTGGCCGCGATGTGCTTCGTGGCGGCGGGATTCCACGGGCGGATGCGGTGGTACTCGATCCTCTCGCTCGCCGCCTCTGCGCTCATGGGCGTGGTGGCGTTCATGGCAGCCCCCGGGCCGAACCTCGTGCTGGGCATCGGCGAGCGAATCAGCATCGGGGCGTTCCTGCTGTGGGTGGCAGTCCTGGCGGCAGCGCTGTGGAGGAGTCCGCAGGACGGGCCAGCCCGGGAACGGTGA